Proteins co-encoded in one Flavivirga eckloniae genomic window:
- a CDS encoding sulfatase family protein, which yields MTQNILKTLFLYFLALSIQSFGQSKPNVIVVLADDIGVGDISHYRKRHSDKIIVETPALDKLAKEGIIFTDARSPAALCAPTRYAIMTGNHCYRSYAPWGVWGSYQRSPLKPNQLTLGSLMKNAGYKTSFFGKWGFGIDFPRKDDITKVYRGDRSKPELDVNVTKVLGNGPKQHGFDYSLLFPAGIQDVPYVVYENEQWMPLHKKSEITYISQENMTKIGVKLDKSEGLGDSYWDPHDMGPLLANKAVEYIKSSKKNEPFFMYYCALAVHKPHTPAASLNGKSIAGTTPSKHLDLVKELDIQMDMLIKTLKQKGIYENTLIIFTSDNGGLLIPETLKSGHRPSDIYRGGKNQRFEGGNKVPFIVSWPAKIKPNRMSNKPVIGIDIMATLAAITNQKFEEDQAMDSSNLLPILVDEKDIETHPFVMIQAGTGKEVIIVENNWKLIIQVDKKDRTDLKRHPIALFNLTDNPSEKGEKNLISNAKYKAKIDKLLNLYNSTRDSKIKTGYH from the coding sequence ATGACACAAAACATATTAAAAACACTTTTTTTATACTTTTTAGCGCTATCCATTCAGAGCTTTGGACAATCTAAGCCCAATGTTATCGTCGTACTCGCTGATGATATTGGTGTTGGAGATATTTCACATTACCGCAAACGTCATTCAGATAAGATCATTGTTGAAACACCAGCTTTAGATAAACTCGCTAAAGAAGGCATTATCTTCACCGATGCCCGTTCTCCGGCTGCATTATGTGCTCCGACCAGATATGCGATTATGACCGGAAATCACTGCTACCGAAGTTATGCGCCCTGGGGTGTTTGGGGATCTTACCAACGGTCTCCTTTAAAACCTAATCAATTAACATTAGGTAGTTTAATGAAAAATGCCGGCTACAAAACATCCTTTTTTGGTAAATGGGGCTTTGGTATAGATTTTCCTAGAAAAGATGATATTACTAAGGTATATCGAGGCGATCGGTCTAAACCGGAACTGGATGTAAACGTTACTAAAGTTTTGGGCAATGGTCCCAAACAACACGGGTTCGATTATAGCCTTTTATTCCCAGCAGGAATACAGGATGTTCCGTATGTCGTTTATGAAAATGAGCAATGGATGCCTCTTCATAAGAAATCCGAAATCACCTATATATCCCAAGAAAACATGACCAAAATTGGTGTTAAGCTTGACAAATCTGAAGGTCTGGGAGATTCTTACTGGGATCCGCATGATATGGGACCTTTATTGGCGAACAAAGCGGTCGAATACATAAAAAGCAGCAAGAAAAACGAACCGTTTTTTATGTACTATTGTGCATTAGCTGTACATAAACCACATACACCAGCTGCCAGTTTAAACGGAAAAAGCATTGCAGGTACTACACCCTCAAAACATTTGGATTTGGTTAAGGAATTAGACATTCAAATGGATATGCTCATAAAAACCTTAAAACAGAAAGGTATTTACGAGAATACGCTTATCATTTTTACTTCAGATAATGGTGGATTACTTATTCCAGAAACCTTAAAATCCGGACATCGTCCAAGTGATATTTACCGTGGCGGGAAAAACCAAAGGTTTGAAGGTGGTAACAAAGTTCCTTTTATTGTATCCTGGCCGGCGAAAATTAAACCCAATAGGATGTCTAACAAACCCGTTATAGGAATAGACATCATGGCTACTTTAGCTGCTATAACCAATCAAAAGTTTGAAGAAGATCAGGCTATGGATTCTTCAAACCTTCTTCCAATTTTGGTTGACGAAAAAGACATTGAAACACATCCTTTTGTAATGATACAGGCAGGAACTGGTAAAGAAGTCATCATTGTGGAAAATAACTGGAAACTGATTATTCAGGTAGATAAAAAAGATAGAACCGATTTGAAACGTCATCCTATAGCTTTATTTAACTTAACAGATAATCCTTCTGAAAAAGGAGAAAAGAATCTAATTAGTAATGCGAAATATAAAGCGAAAATTGACAAACTACTCAATCTGTATAACTCAACCCGGGATAGTAAAATAAAAACTGGGTATCATTAA
- a CDS encoding alpha-L-fucosidase: MKKHFFYTNQLVCLSILLIVIIYSPYSHAQKKEGHYTSDWTSLRKHQTPQWLINSKFGIYCHWGIWTIKYKEGNENLSNDEAINLFTAKHFDANKWAGLFELAGAKFGGVIGWHGSNFLHWDSKFSNYNSYKLNPHIDIVGEVSKAVKAKGMKFLVSYHSIDDDDWINFAKEGVDKYDPDIFWVDASFGGTKEGNFLKTLRNSKYIGQNTKSKPVFHEKYQRDFITYFYNQAIKNNKSVQFVYKSNDIPPGIGMRDLENGLLEQTPYDVWMTDMDMNVPLDWETHGWFYRESTPIRSTNELVDMLVDVVSKNGIFLLNIPPLADGSFPKEVVENLTKLGEWLHVNGEAIYNTSPWFIFGEGPTIIPTDNYNSHHNNHFAKIQFTKEDIRYTINGDYLYLTFLGKPKEGTVVKSLNTNFKLREGDINSIKHLGSNKKMTYKHSENGLEIKFKAEDLNDFANVFKIHLNY; encoded by the coding sequence ATGAAAAAACATTTTTTTTACACAAACCAGTTAGTTTGCCTTTCTATTCTATTAATTGTTATCATATATAGTCCCTATTCTCATGCTCAAAAAAAAGAAGGTCATTATACTAGCGATTGGACTTCTTTAAGAAAACATCAAACGCCACAATGGCTAATCAATAGCAAATTTGGTATCTACTGCCATTGGGGTATATGGACTATAAAGTATAAAGAAGGTAACGAAAACCTATCCAACGATGAAGCCATAAATTTATTTACAGCAAAGCATTTCGATGCCAACAAATGGGCAGGCCTTTTTGAATTGGCAGGCGCCAAATTTGGTGGTGTAATTGGTTGGCATGGTAGTAACTTCTTGCATTGGGACAGCAAATTTTCAAATTACAATTCATATAAACTAAATCCACATATAGACATTGTGGGCGAAGTTTCAAAAGCTGTAAAAGCCAAAGGAATGAAATTTCTGGTGTCATACCATTCAATCGATGATGATGATTGGATAAATTTTGCTAAAGAAGGTGTAGACAAGTATGATCCCGATATTTTCTGGGTAGATGCAAGCTTTGGAGGCACTAAAGAAGGTAATTTTCTAAAAACACTGAGAAACTCAAAATATATAGGACAAAACACCAAATCTAAACCCGTTTTCCACGAAAAATACCAACGAGATTTCATTACATATTTCTATAATCAAGCTATTAAAAACAATAAATCCGTTCAGTTTGTTTACAAATCAAACGACATCCCTCCAGGTATAGGAATGAGAGATTTGGAAAATGGTTTGCTGGAACAAACACCTTATGACGTTTGGATGACAGATATGGATATGAACGTACCGCTAGACTGGGAAACTCATGGCTGGTTCTACAGAGAAAGCACACCGATTAGATCGACTAACGAGTTAGTAGACATGTTGGTTGATGTGGTGAGTAAAAATGGTATATTCTTATTAAATATTCCTCCCTTAGCAGACGGATCGTTTCCAAAAGAAGTTGTTGAAAACCTAACCAAATTGGGCGAATGGTTACACGTTAATGGAGAAGCTATTTACAATACATCGCCATGGTTTATATTTGGTGAAGGCCCTACCATTATTCCAACCGATAATTATAACTCCCACCATAATAACCACTTTGCAAAGATTCAATTTACCAAAGAAGATATCAGGTATACCATTAATGGAGACTACCTGTATTTAACCTTTCTGGGAAAACCCAAAGAAGGCACTGTTGTTAAGTCTTTAAATACAAATTTTAAATTAAGAGAGGGAGACATTAATAGCATAAAACATTTGGGATCGAACAAAAAAATGACATATAAACATTCTGAAAATGGATTAGAAATAAAATTCAAAGCCGAAGATTTAAACGACTTTGCCAATGTTTTTAAAATCCATTTAAACTATTAA
- a CDS encoding family 43 glycosylhydrolase yields the protein MNIKISTIVAFFLVSLLHAQNPLVTHMFTADPTARVFDGKLYLYPSHDIVPKEGVKAPRFCMPDYHMFSLEKGSTWKDHGVILDQNEVPWGKKDSNGMWAPDCIKKGDTYYYYYPAQPEDGSSFRRIGVGTSKSPTGPFKWEKNYIKGLDGIDPGLLLDDDEKAYLYFAGDKTLKVAKLKDNMKSIDGKAIKIQGIPAGYVEGPFPFKYNGKYYLTFAHVFTDEGYTIGYATGDNPMGPFVYQGKIMDNIGNGTNHHSVVKYNGKWILFYHWWDISGFNKLRSMRADYMEFKKDGTIKKVKPTLRGIGAPTIGEKIQVDRYNHIKNAKTAFVGGNEPIGWMVCDTQMMSSVTFNNVDFGDGSATKMIARVSSGQRIGHFEVRIGDPKGKLIADFPVKYTGGWNSWETIETPMLEKVTGMQNIIVVFISEWGADKIVNLNWLQFQ from the coding sequence ATGAACATTAAAATTTCAACGATTGTAGCCTTTTTTCTGGTAAGCTTGCTACATGCACAAAATCCATTAGTAACCCATATGTTTACAGCAGACCCTACTGCTCGAGTTTTTGACGGTAAATTGTATTTATACCCCTCACATGATATTGTTCCTAAAGAAGGCGTTAAAGCTCCTAGGTTCTGTATGCCCGATTACCATATGTTTTCATTAGAAAAAGGCAGTACCTGGAAAGACCACGGTGTTATTTTAGACCAAAATGAAGTGCCATGGGGCAAAAAGGATTCAAACGGCATGTGGGCTCCAGATTGCATAAAAAAAGGAGACACTTACTATTATTACTATCCAGCTCAGCCAGAAGACGGTTCTTCTTTTAGAAGAATTGGGGTTGGTACTTCCAAAAGCCCTACAGGACCATTCAAATGGGAAAAGAACTATATAAAAGGGCTTGATGGTATAGACCCTGGACTGTTGTTAGACGATGATGAAAAAGCATACCTATACTTCGCTGGCGATAAAACCTTAAAAGTCGCTAAGCTTAAGGACAATATGAAAAGTATTGATGGTAAAGCCATAAAAATTCAAGGCATACCAGCTGGATATGTAGAAGGTCCTTTTCCGTTCAAATATAACGGAAAGTACTATTTAACCTTTGCCCATGTTTTTACCGATGAAGGCTATACCATTGGATATGCCACAGGTGATAATCCTATGGGACCTTTTGTTTATCAAGGTAAAATTATGGATAACATTGGTAACGGTACCAATCATCATTCTGTAGTTAAGTATAACGGGAAGTGGATTTTATTTTACCATTGGTGGGATATAAGTGGTTTTAATAAACTGCGCTCCATGAGAGCAGATTACATGGAGTTTAAAAAAGATGGTACCATAAAAAAGGTAAAACCAACGCTTAGAGGTATAGGCGCTCCTACCATTGGAGAAAAAATCCAGGTAGATAGATACAATCACATTAAAAATGCTAAAACAGCTTTTGTTGGCGGCAACGAACCTATAGGCTGGATGGTTTGTGATACTCAAATGATGAGTTCTGTAACATTTAACAATGTTGATTTTGGAGATGGATCTGCTACAAAAATGATAGCTAGAGTTTCCAGCGGACAGCGTATTGGCCATTTTGAAGTGAGAATAGGTGATCCTAAAGGTAAACTAATTGCAGACTTTCCTGTAAAATATACCGGCGGATGGAATAGCTGGGAAACCATTGAAACGCCAATGCTTGAAAAAGTAACCGGCATGCAAAATATTATAGTTGTATTTATTTCTGAGTGGGGTGCAGATAAAATTGTAAATTTAAACTGGCTACAATTTCAATAA
- a CDS encoding fibronectin type III domain-containing protein has protein sequence MINYNKHINPLAYLFVLLIIAGCGGSDDGGDGGGNTTPKAAALLFPLENSECNEGTIVSDEMSTVPFEWEASENTDSYTLVIENLLDNTVKNVNTQSTTVQETILRGVPYAWLVVSKVNGSTQTAISPKWRFYNAGAPVENHAPFPAELVSPVMGGLAVTSPDLKWTGSDIDNDIESYDVYLDTANPPTTLLTNTSSSNASGTNLNPDTVYYWKVVTKDGHGNTSQSPVFEFRTQ, from the coding sequence ATGATAAATTACAATAAACATATAAATCCATTAGCCTATTTGTTTGTCCTTTTAATCATTGCCGGATGTGGCGGTAGCGATGACGGTGGCGATGGAGGCGGCAATACAACGCCCAAGGCGGCTGCTCTGCTCTTCCCTCTTGAAAATTCTGAGTGTAACGAGGGAACCATTGTTTCTGATGAAATGAGTACCGTTCCTTTCGAGTGGGAAGCATCCGAGAATACCGATAGTTATACCCTGGTTATAGAAAACCTACTGGACAATACGGTTAAAAATGTAAATACACAGAGTACCACGGTACAGGAAACCATACTAAGGGGCGTGCCTTATGCATGGCTTGTCGTTTCTAAGGTCAATGGTTCTACACAAACGGCCATCAGCCCTAAATGGAGGTTCTATAATGCCGGGGCGCCTGTTGAAAATCATGCACCGTTCCCTGCAGAACTGGTTAGCCCGGTTATGGGAGGCCTCGCAGTTACGAGCCCTGACCTAAAGTGGACGGGAAGCGATATCGATAATGATATCGAATCCTATGATGTGTATCTGGATACGGCCAACCCGCCGACTACATTACTTACCAATACCTCCAGTTCCAACGCTTCGGGTACCAACCTAAACCCCGATACCGTATACTACTGGAAGGTCGTTACAAAGGATGGACACGGAAACACCTCTCAATCCCCAGTTTTTGAATTTAGAACGCAGTAA
- a CDS encoding fibronectin type III domain-containing protein: MINYNKHIKPLAYLFVLLIIAGCGGSDDGGDGGGNTTPKAAALLFPLENSECNEGTIVSDEMSTVPFEWEASENTDSYTLVIENLLDNTVKNVNTQSTTVQETILRGVPYAWLVVSKVNGSTQTAISPKWRFYNAGAPVENHAPFPAELVSPVMGGLAVTSPDLKWTGSDIDNDIESYDVYLDTANPPTTLLTNTSSSNASGTNLNPDTVYYWKVVTKDGHGNTSQSPVFEFRTQ; the protein is encoded by the coding sequence ATGATAAATTACAATAAACATATAAAACCATTAGCCTATTTGTTTGTCCTTTTAATTATTGCCGGATGTGGCGGTAGCGATGACGGTGGCGATGGAGGCGGCAATACAACGCCCAAGGCGGCTGCTCTGCTCTTCCCTCTTGAAAATTCTGAGTGTAACGAGGGAACTATTGTTTCTGATGAAATGAGCACCGTTCCTTTCGAGTGGGAAGCATCCGAGAATACCGATAGTTATACCCTGGTTATAGAAAACCTGCTGGACAATACGGTTAAAAATGTAAATACCCAGAGTACCACGGTACAGGAAACCATACTAAGGGGTGTGCCTTATGCATGGCTTGTCGTTTCTAAGGTCAATGGTTCTACACAAACGGCCATCAGCCCTAAATGGAGGTTCTATAATGCCGGGGCGCCTGTTGAAAATCATGCACCGTTCCCTGCAGAACTGGTTAGCCCGGTTATGGGAGGCCTAGCGGTTACTAGCCCTGACCTAAAGTGGACGGGAAGCGATATCGATAATGATATCGAATCCTATGATGTGTATCTGGATACGGCCAACCCGCCGACTACATTACTTACCAATACCTCCAGTTCCAACGCTTCGGGTACCAATCTAAACCCCGATACCGTATACTACTGGAAGGTCGTTACAAAGGATGGACACGGAAACACCTCTCAATCCCCAGTTTTTGAATTTAGAACGCAGTAA
- a CDS encoding sulfatase family protein — MTKILKLSVIVLCALLLACNNNKSSKEATQKENPITKPNIIILYVDDLGYGDIGCYGAKRVKTPHLDNMAANGLRFTDAHSAAATCTPSRYSLLTGNYAFRNKAAVLKGDAPLLIDPNRSTLPKTLKKAGYTTGVVGKWHLGLGNGNIDWNTKIQPGPNEIGFDYSFLLPATGDRVPTVFLENGHVINLSTDDPIEVSYNQKVGDRPTGEENPELRRQAADPQHNKTIVNGISRIGYMGGGKSAEWVDEDFPYVFNKKAHDFLEKNAKNPFFLFYSFHDIHVPRLPHSDFKGKSQMGPRGDAIVQVDYVVGEIIKKVKDLGIAENTLIIFTSDNGPVLNDGYEDNAVELLGEHKPAGPFSGGKYSILEGGTRVPTITYWPKTILPGESNALMNQVDLLASVSAMTQQTPNTDVLDSEDHWNAWIGKSKTGRALMLEEAYTYALRSGQYKYIQPKSKKGYEWVNEKGIDAGFLTEPQLYLLSEDAGEAINIASKHPEKVEKFEAQLQEIINKNTK; from the coding sequence ATGACAAAAATTTTAAAACTAAGCGTAATAGTTTTATGTGCTTTATTACTGGCATGCAATAATAACAAATCCAGTAAAGAGGCAACGCAAAAAGAAAATCCAATAACAAAACCAAACATCATTATACTGTATGTAGACGATTTAGGGTATGGTGATATTGGATGCTATGGAGCCAAAAGGGTAAAAACACCTCATTTGGACAACATGGCTGCAAATGGTTTAAGGTTTACAGATGCCCATAGCGCTGCGGCAACATGTACACCTTCCAGATATTCTTTGCTAACCGGAAATTATGCTTTTAGAAATAAAGCCGCTGTACTTAAAGGCGACGCTCCTCTATTAATCGATCCTAACAGATCTACATTGCCTAAAACCCTAAAAAAGGCAGGATATACAACAGGTGTTGTTGGAAAATGGCATTTAGGTTTAGGTAACGGAAATATAGATTGGAATACCAAAATACAACCAGGTCCTAACGAAATTGGGTTCGATTACAGTTTCTTGCTTCCTGCCACCGGAGATCGCGTTCCAACCGTATTTTTAGAAAATGGGCATGTTATAAACCTATCGACCGACGATCCTATTGAAGTAAGTTATAACCAAAAAGTTGGTGACAGACCAACCGGTGAAGAAAACCCAGAGCTACGCAGACAAGCTGCAGACCCGCAACATAATAAAACTATAGTGAATGGTATAAGTAGAATAGGCTATATGGGAGGCGGTAAATCTGCCGAATGGGTAGATGAAGACTTTCCATATGTATTTAATAAAAAAGCACATGACTTTTTAGAAAAAAATGCTAAAAACCCATTCTTTTTATTCTATTCATTTCACGATATACACGTACCAAGACTACCTCACTCCGATTTTAAGGGCAAAAGCCAAATGGGACCACGCGGTGATGCTATTGTACAAGTAGATTATGTAGTTGGAGAAATAATAAAAAAAGTAAAAGACCTGGGAATAGCAGAAAATACGCTTATTATTTTCACAAGTGATAACGGCCCTGTACTTAATGACGGTTATGAAGACAATGCCGTAGAACTTTTAGGAGAACATAAACCCGCAGGTCCTTTCAGTGGTGGTAAATATAGTATCTTAGAAGGAGGTACACGAGTACCAACAATTACCTATTGGCCAAAAACTATTTTACCGGGAGAATCCAACGCCTTAATGAACCAAGTAGATTTATTGGCTTCCGTTTCTGCAATGACGCAACAAACGCCTAATACCGATGTGTTGGATAGTGAAGATCATTGGAATGCCTGGATTGGTAAATCCAAAACAGGAAGAGCGTTAATGTTAGAAGAAGCCTATACCTATGCCCTAAGATCTGGTCAATACAAGTACATACAACCAAAAAGCAAAAAAGGTTACGAATGGGTTAACGAAAAAGGAATCGATGCCGGGTTTTTAACAGAACCACAGCTCTACTTATTAAGTGAAGATGCTGGCGAAGCTATAAACATTGCATCAAAACACCCTGAAAAAGTAGAAAAGTTTGAAGCGCAGCTTCAAGAAATCATAAATAAAAACACTAAATAA
- a CDS encoding LamG domain-containing protein — MKKTIFYIILLIIPSLLQAQPPKAPKGYKWVKNEKFSDEFNQEKLDKTKWFDRSPYWVHGRPPATFRAYSVSVKDGNLQIKNSVLKGDKKYNIAGGAVASVAKDAFYGYYETRMKASSVSMSSTFWLKNKPVSSQCPFEQLELDIVEVVGHQKRDLDFRTKLHSNTHIFHTDCNGERTVKSAGGKVTEIDPPANEAYHVYGCWWIDANTIKIYLDGEYQFTMNPSTFFRDKPFNREMYMHLVTETYNWETPPTPEELADNSKNTTYYDWVRSYTLKPE, encoded by the coding sequence ATGAAAAAAACTATATTCTATATCATTCTACTCATTATACCTTCTTTGCTTCAGGCACAACCACCTAAAGCACCCAAAGGGTATAAATGGGTTAAGAATGAAAAATTTTCAGATGAATTTAATCAGGAAAAATTAGATAAAACAAAATGGTTTGACAGATCCCCCTACTGGGTACATGGTAGACCTCCAGCTACATTCAGAGCCTATTCGGTATCTGTAAAAGATGGAAACCTACAAATTAAAAACTCCGTGCTAAAAGGAGATAAAAAGTATAATATAGCAGGAGGCGCCGTAGCATCAGTCGCAAAAGATGCCTTTTATGGGTATTATGAAACGCGCATGAAAGCGTCAAGCGTTTCAATGTCGTCCACTTTCTGGTTAAAAAACAAGCCCGTTTCTAGCCAATGTCCATTCGAACAATTGGAATTAGATATTGTGGAAGTTGTAGGACATCAAAAAAGAGATTTAGACTTTAGAACCAAACTCCACTCCAATACACATATATTCCATACAGATTGTAATGGAGAAAGAACAGTAAAATCTGCCGGAGGTAAAGTCACAGAAATCGATCCTCCTGCAAATGAAGCTTATCATGTTTATGGATGCTGGTGGATAGATGCCAATACCATAAAAATATACTTAGATGGCGAATATCAATTTACAATGAATCCAAGTACATTCTTTAGAGACAAACCATTCAATAGAGAAATGTATATGCATTTAGTAACAGAAACATATAATTGGGAAACTCCCCCTACCCCAGAAGAATTAGCAGATAACTCAAAAAATACAACCTATTATGATTGGGTGAGATCATACACCTTAAAACCTGAATAA
- a CDS encoding right-handed parallel beta-helix repeat-containing protein — protein sequence MKKLIIIPVLLMFFNALAKDIYVAKNGDDDLNTGDIDSPYLTITKAASVAVAGDIVYIREGTYEETLTPINSGTAGNPIIYQSYPGERVIISAMENVNNFTQDSGSIYKSTLDWNSGQRMFVMHEGTVLDLARWPNNVDGDRFTIDSRRSTGGSDGSSTASGHLSNSEIPNYAWEDGGTLWFYGDRPGSGWTSWKFPITASSPGRVDWQSTHGTNAGWIVQFHPPGDGGDFYLEGVKEALDFQNEWYFNPTTRELFVQLPSGSAPSDNSILVSRRESTININRKNYIEIRNLAVFGGTIHLNGNSNRLYQVSSFYGGMTRGSAAEGISTGVGAIEINWSNPRFDSNIIEKCEIAFNDGSSIIDQGRNTLIQNNYIHDSGYLGNYDGPIRSRDASDSKILNNTITRSGRDGMNVINNNSEIAFNDVSFSNLIADDCGLFYYSGSSNAASAAANPKNISIHHNWFHDAQGRGDLKKAAGIYLDTNPNGFEVYNNVVWNVEWTAVQMNWNALDINIYNNTFIQATGGAMGAWHLSGTAFSNVNVWNNITDSERTDNPNTQETETTWEPQSDQQNNLIIDSSVFNNAAGGDFTLKAGSSPIDAGRVIAGITDGFQGTNPDAGAYEFGGDNWVAGIDWDPQYGPSGLGCYGLPGENCVLLPENDQDNDGVADEHDQCADTPQGSTVNAVGCPVFTLAADNFSVLATGENCGSSNNGSVTITSKETSYTFTAKIEGTSNEKTFTSNVVFDNMEGGDYTICITTTADADYEQCFDVKIDEPEALSVLTKVDKLKASVSLDLQGGQLYRINLNGALTITDKSQVTLQLSKGANNLEVTTNKDCQGQHKQNIFLFDRVTVAPTVVDNQFTIAFPDSDEQIVTYQVISSTGQVVLQKSVNRDTQNLVVGVQGLTAGLYFVNVVAPNVNSQSKIIKK from the coding sequence ATGAAAAAACTTATAATCATACCAGTTTTGTTAATGTTTTTCAATGCTTTAGCTAAAGACATTTATGTAGCTAAAAATGGAGACGACGACTTAAACACTGGTGATATAGACAGTCCTTACCTTACGATAACAAAAGCAGCTAGTGTTGCTGTTGCCGGAGATATTGTATACATTAGAGAAGGTACTTACGAAGAAACACTTACACCTATAAATTCAGGAACGGCAGGAAATCCTATTATTTACCAATCATATCCAGGAGAAAGGGTTATAATATCTGCTATGGAAAACGTAAATAACTTCACTCAAGATTCTGGAAGTATTTACAAAAGTACTTTGGATTGGAATTCTGGCCAACGCATGTTTGTAATGCATGAAGGAACAGTATTAGATTTAGCTAGATGGCCTAATAATGTAGATGGTGATAGATTTACCATAGATTCTAGAAGAAGTACAGGCGGTAGTGATGGAAGTAGCACAGCTTCAGGACATTTATCAAATAGTGAAATACCTAATTATGCATGGGAAGATGGAGGGACACTATGGTTTTATGGTGATCGACCAGGTTCTGGATGGACGTCTTGGAAATTTCCAATTACAGCAAGTTCACCAGGAAGGGTAGACTGGCAAAGTACACATGGTACTAATGCAGGCTGGATAGTTCAATTTCACCCACCAGGAGATGGTGGAGATTTTTACCTTGAAGGTGTTAAAGAGGCCTTAGATTTCCAAAATGAATGGTATTTTAACCCAACAACAAGAGAATTATTTGTACAATTACCATCAGGAAGTGCTCCTAGTGATAATTCCATTCTAGTTTCGAGAAGAGAAAGTACCATTAACATTAATAGGAAAAATTATATTGAAATTAGAAACTTAGCAGTTTTTGGAGGAACTATACATTTAAATGGAAATTCCAATAGACTATATCAGGTATCTAGTTTTTATGGAGGTATGACTCGTGGAAGTGCTGCAGAAGGTATTTCAACAGGAGTTGGGGCTATTGAAATCAATTGGTCAAATCCAAGATTTGATAGTAATATTATAGAAAAATGTGAAATCGCATTTAATGATGGATCTTCAATTATCGATCAAGGAAGAAATACTTTAATTCAAAACAATTACATCCATGATTCTGGATATTTAGGTAATTATGATGGTCCAATTCGATCTAGAGATGCCTCAGATTCAAAGATTTTAAACAATACAATTACAAGGTCTGGACGTGATGGTATGAATGTAATAAACAACAATTCTGAAATCGCATTTAACGATGTCTCATTCAGTAACTTAATTGCTGATGATTGTGGGTTGTTTTATTACTCTGGATCTAGTAATGCCGCTAGTGCTGCCGCTAATCCAAAAAACATATCAATACATCATAATTGGTTTCATGATGCGCAAGGAAGAGGAGATCTTAAAAAAGCAGCAGGAATTTATTTAGATACTAACCCTAACGGATTTGAAGTCTATAACAATGTTGTATGGAATGTAGAATGGACAGCAGTACAGATGAATTGGAATGCATTGGACATTAATATTTACAATAATACGTTTATACAAGCTACAGGTGGTGCTATGGGTGCATGGCATCTATCAGGTACCGCATTCTCTAATGTAAATGTATGGAACAATATTACAGATTCTGAAAGAACAGATAATCCTAATACTCAAGAGACTGAGACAACTTGGGAACCTCAATCTGATCAACAAAATAATTTAATAATAGATAGCTCAGTATTTAATAATGCGGCAGGTGGTGATTTCACCTTAAAAGCAGGTTCTAGCCCTATAGATGCAGGAAGAGTCATAGCAGGAATAACAGACGGTTTTCAAGGTACTAATCCAGATGCTGGAGCTTACGAATTCGGTGGTGATAACTGGGTTGCTGGTATAGACTGGGATCCTCAATACGGTCCTTCTGGTTTAGGTTGTTATGGCCTGCCAGGTGAAAACTGTGTTTTATTACCTGAAAACGATCAAGATAATGACGGTGTAGCCGATGAGCATGATCAATGTGCAGACACCCCTCAAGGTTCAACAGTAAATGCTGTTGGTTGCCCTGTATTTACTCTAGCAGCAGACAACTTTTCTGTTTTAGCCACTGGCGAAAACTGTGGAAGTAGTAATAATGGATCTGTAACTATTACATCTAAAGAAACATCTTATACCTTTACTGCTAAAATAGAAGGAACCAGTAACGAAAAAACCTTTACATCTAACGTGGTATTCGATAATATGGAAGGTGGAGATTACACTATTTGCATTACAACTACTGCTGATGCCGATTACGAACAATGTTTTGATGTAAAAATTGATGAGCCTGAAGCTTTATCAGTGCTAACGAAGGTAGATAAATTAAAAGCTTCTGTTTCACTTGACTTACAAGGGGGCCAACTTTATAGAATTAATTTAAATGGTGCGCTTACTATTACGGACAAAAGCCAGGTAACACTACAGCTGAGCAAAGGTGCCAACAATCTGGAGGTTACCACTAACAAGGACTGCCAAGGACAGCACAAACAGAACATCTTCCTTTTCGATCGTGTTACGGTAGCTCCTACTGTTGTAGATAACCAGTTTACCATCGCCTTCCCTGATAGTGATGAACAAATCGTTACCTACCAAGTGATCTCTTCTACCGGTCAGGTAGTGCTTCAAAAAAGTGTGAACAGAGATACCCAAAACCTAGTTGTTGGTGTGCAAGGCCTTACTGCCGGTCTGTACTTTGTTAATGTGGTAGCCCCTAATGTTAATTCTCAATCTAAAATTATTAAGAAATGA